A region of bacterium DNA encodes the following proteins:
- a CDS encoding flagellar hook-length control protein FliK, with amino-acid sequence MQPVRGTAPAAPVIHAVPAAQPMQAAGQPAPVAQPVQVAKPVQPIIMPSKPMEEATTPVQGKKSATKTSPRTTVQSAPAKTDPIQSERLGGTETPSRKDDRLNDGETLRPAADVMPRSFWGVKVHKEAHPLHVEDVSRAPATDTVQQGAVKAVEGHGTRADTRSGEPATASDMVRREQHTDAKADNGFSSHTPDQSQKQTQSPEPVRAVSEKPADVPHVKTDEPSQSTPQAVTPGKEFAREVAGDAAVSSPLPRAVFTLEQIKDLQAMVSKSLQGTRTTLDGSKEAVFKWNHEALGPLAFRISAKNSDVEIRIQSGRKDVADALEEGRPAMERIFADLGLKMERFEVKVRGEAMSHEPTTQTQEREHSQHGRKANSEAATGTNMDMELETEEEAPQRAPALADREWVA; translated from the coding sequence ATGCAGCCCGTCCGTGGCACAGCCCCTGCGGCACCCGTCATACACGCCGTCCCGGCAGCGCAGCCGATGCAGGCAGCGGGGCAGCCGGCACCGGTGGCGCAGCCCGTGCAGGTGGCAAAGCCGGTTCAGCCCATTATCATGCCCAGCAAGCCTATGGAGGAGGCCACAACGCCGGTGCAGGGCAAAAAGAGCGCGACGAAGACTTCACCGCGAACGACGGTACAAAGCGCACCGGCAAAGACGGATCCCATTCAATCGGAACGGCTCGGCGGGACTGAGACCCCTTCTCGGAAGGATGACCGATTGAATGATGGGGAAACGTTGCGGCCAGCCGCCGACGTGATGCCGCGCTCCTTTTGGGGAGTGAAGGTGCACAAGGAAGCCCATCCGCTACACGTGGAGGACGTGTCGCGGGCTCCGGCAACCGATACTGTGCAACAAGGGGCCGTTAAGGCCGTGGAAGGGCACGGAACGCGCGCTGACACGCGGAGCGGCGAGCCGGCAACGGCTTCAGATATGGTCAGGCGGGAGCAGCACACCGATGCCAAGGCGGACAACGGCTTCTCCTCCCATACGCCGGATCAATCCCAGAAGCAGACCCAATCTCCTGAGCCGGTTCGCGCCGTAAGCGAGAAACCGGCAGACGTACCGCATGTGAAGACGGACGAGCCGTCGCAGAGCACACCGCAGGCCGTAACTCCGGGCAAGGAATTCGCGCGGGAAGTCGCCGGGGATGCCGCCGTCAGTTCACCGCTGCCGCGTGCGGTGTTCACCCTTGAGCAGATCAAGGACTTGCAGGCGATGGTGAGTAAGAGTCTGCAAGGGACGCGCACCACGCTGGATGGATCGAAGGAAGCGGTGTTCAAGTGGAATCACGAAGCTTTAGGGCCGCTCGCCTTCCGGATCAGCGCCAAAAACTCCGACGTGGAAATCCGCATTCAGTCCGGGCGAAAGGACGTGGCGGACGCGCTGGAGGAGGGACGTCCGGCAATGGAGCGGATCTTTGCCGATCTGGGCCTGAAGATGGAGCGGTTTGAAGTCAAGGTCCGTGGCGAGGCGATGAGCCATGAGCCGACCACGCAGACGCAAGAGCGCGAGCATTCCCAGCACGGACGTAAGGCGAATTCCGAAGCGGCTACGGGTACGAACATGGATATGGAACTGGAGACCGAGGAGGAGGCCCCGCAGCGGGCACCGGCTTTGGCCGACAGGGAATGGGTTGCCTAA
- a CDS encoding TIGR02530 family flagellar biosynthesis protein produces the protein MIDAIKRLPPLPGAQGIDPARRTPAPGVSETRQGPEFGDIFRDKLATGEPLTFSAHAQSRLMTRSIHLTAPQMERLQHGVNQAAQKGARESLVVMDNLAFIVSVPNRTVVTAVDGAATNGNVFTQIDSAVIV, from the coding sequence ATGATCGACGCGATCAAACGGCTGCCGCCGCTGCCGGGAGCGCAGGGAATCGATCCGGCGCGGCGGACTCCCGCTCCGGGCGTCTCCGAGACCAGGCAAGGGCCGGAGTTCGGCGATATTTTCCGCGACAAACTGGCCACGGGCGAGCCGCTGACGTTTTCGGCTCACGCACAGTCGCGGTTGATGACACGGAGTATTCACCTCACCGCGCCGCAGATGGAGCGTCTGCAGCACGGCGTCAATCAGGCGGCGCAAAAAGGGGCGCGCGAGTCCCTGGTCGTCATGGACAATCTCGCGTTTATCGTCAGCGTGCCCAACCGGACGGTCGTTACCGCCGTGGATGGGGCCGCCACCAACGGAAATGTTTTTACGCAGATAGACAGCGCAGTCATCGTTTAA
- a CDS encoding FlgD immunoglobulin-like domain containing protein: protein MPVDSVTSGSATPPADMIGSRSETMGQADFLQMLTAQLKAQDPMNPLQGQEFASQLAQFSSLQELQKMGQTADQTLQANILLAQTFNNTMASSLIGKTVRADLDQVALGASGSAGLSYTLPSPATEIKIEIKDSDGKTVRTLNVNPQAAGDHTVEWDGVDSNGHRVSAGNYTYTISAKGADGADVKASTFVEGRVSSVRYENGNAVLTVGGMTVMLGQVISISESGSDNASKRG from the coding sequence ATGCCCGTTGATTCTGTCACTTCCGGCTCTGCAACGCCGCCCGCGGATATGATCGGCTCCCGATCCGAGACCATGGGGCAGGCGGATTTTCTGCAGATGCTTACTGCGCAACTCAAGGCACAGGATCCGATGAATCCGTTGCAGGGACAGGAATTTGCCAGCCAGCTCGCGCAGTTCAGCTCCTTGCAGGAACTGCAGAAGATGGGGCAGACGGCGGACCAGACGCTGCAAGCGAATATTCTGCTGGCTCAGACCTTCAACAACACCATGGCGTCGTCGCTGATCGGCAAGACGGTGCGCGCGGACCTGGACCAGGTTGCGCTGGGCGCGTCGGGCAGCGCAGGACTGAGCTATACGCTGCCCAGTCCGGCCACCGAGATTAAGATTGAGATCAAGGACAGTGACGGAAAAACGGTGCGGACACTGAACGTCAATCCCCAAGCTGCGGGCGACCATACGGTGGAATGGGACGGCGTGGACAGCAACGGCCACCGCGTGTCGGCAGGCAATTACACCTACACCATCAGCGCCAAGGGCGCGGACGGCGCCGACGTAAAGGCATCGACCTTCGTGGAAGGCCGGGTGTCGTCGGTGCGCTATGAAAACGGCAACGCCGTGTTGACCGTGGGCGGAATGACCGTGATGCTGGGCCAGGTGATTTCGATCAGCGAATCCGGCAGCGATAACGCGTCGAAGAGAGGATAG